The following DNA comes from Mucisphaera calidilacus.
GAGCGCTGTTTACGCGGACACCATACATGCCTCGCCAGTTCGTTCGATGAGCGTGAGGTTAGATCTGCGTTAGGGAAGCGACACACACGTCAATCTGGCCTGACCGGGCAGAACAGGCAAAGGAGCGCCGGCGCAAAAAAAGCCCCGGATCGCTCCGGGGCTGTTCAGGATTCAATGAAACGGGCGTGCTCAGCGGCCGCGACGGGTCGCGACGGCCAGCAGGCCGATCATGCCGGCACCGAACGCCGCGGGCGTCGGGACAACAGCAGGTGCTGCCGAGACAGACAGGTTATCGAAGTAGAGCCCGCCATCGTCGAGTGCCGCGACACCGCCGGTGTTGCTGCTGAAGTCCACGGGATTGACCACGCGGAAGATGACACTATCGATCGCAACGGGGCTGTTGTAGCCGCTGTACGTCTCCCAGGTGGTGGTCGACGTGACCGAACCGTTGAGATCGATGCTGACGAGGTCGTTGGCCAGGCCATCGATGAAGGTCATATCAACCTCAACCGAGTGCCACGCGTCACGAGCCAGTCCGGTCGCGAGCTGAATGAAGTTGAACGAGCCGTTATCGACCTCCCACCAGCCCACAGAAAGACCGTCAGTGCCATCATCGGTAAAGCGAAGGATGCCCTGGCGGCTGGCTGTGCCTGCCTGGAAAGGCGTCACGTCGATCGAAAGCCCCTCCTGAACGGTGTCAAGGACCGAGCGGAAATCGAAACTGAAGCTGAAGGTGCCAGGCGTGCCAATCGTCCCGGTCTCGCCGACCGCGTCAACGGTGGGGGTCGAGGCGTGGGTGGTGTCGTAGTTGCCCGAAACCTTGGCGTTCGAGAGCCGGTAGGCCTTGCCGGACGACGTGCCGGTGTCCGCGATCTCGCCGTCGTACTGCGAACCGGGGACGCCGTTGTCAGCCAGACCCGATGAACCGTTGCCGCGCCAGTTGTTGCTGCCAGCAGCAGGGTCGGTGATCAGCGGGTTGGAACCCGTCGTGTCGCTGCCGAGCGAAAAGTTCTCGAAATCAGTGGTGTAGGAGGACGCCGCCAACGTCGGGGCCGCCATGCAGGCGACAGCAGCCAATGTGCTAATACTTCTCATCTTCTGTTCCTCTCGTAGTGATGTAAGCGTTCCAGCAAGTGGACTCATGAAACGAGTCGCCCCACCAGAAACATAACCCATACTCACATATGAATCAAGGATTTTTTTGCGATTCAGTATCGACGCGTATCCCTAATATTAGGGGGTCAGGCGTTCTCTGGCTGCGTCGGGTCAGGGCGGAACAGGCGCGTCTCGAGCGCCCAGATCTTCTCGGTAAAGTCCCCGCCGAGTGCCGCTGGCTTGTTCAGGTCGTCGCGTTTGGCCGAGGTGATCGCCAGATTCAGCTTCGCGTCGGCATTGTCAAACAGCGAGATCGCGATCGCCTCGGGCGTCGCCGGGATCTTCAGCGCCCCATACTCCGGCTGACCGTGGTGCGACAGGATGATGTGCTCGAAGACCGCCAGCAGCCGCTGGGGAATGGTGACCCCGATCTCCGGGTCCTGGCAGGCGCGGGCCTTGTCGTTGAGCCAGACCACACCCCGCGCAATATGCCCGACGAGCTGGCCGTCCTCGGAGTAACTGAAACCGCTGTCCCACTGCAGCTCCGAGCACTTGCCCAGGTCGTGGATGAACAGCCCGAAGATCACCACGTCCCGATTCAGCTCGGGGTAGTTCGGCAGGGCCGCGTCGGCGAGCTTCATGACCGAGAGCGTGTGCTCCAGCAGGCCGCCGAGATAGGCGTGGTGGAGCGTCGTCGCCGCGGGGGCGTTGCAGAACCGGTCCATCAGGTCGCCGTCCTCGAGGTAGCGGTCACGCAGCGCCCCGATGTTCGGATCCGTGATCGTCCCCAGCAGCCGGACGACCTCCGCGAACATCTCGTCGATGTCACGCGTCGTCGAGGGCAACAGCTCGCGCAGCTCGCTCGACGTCGGCTCGTGCGCTCGGATCCGCTGGATGATGATCTGCATCTCGCCCTGGTAAGGCTGGGTCTGCCCTTCGAGGTAAACAAACCCGTCCGTTGGCAGCTGCGCAAAAAGCTCGTCGGTCGCGTTCCACATCCGCCCGGGCGTCCGCCCCGAACGGTCGGCGATCAGGCACTTGATGAAGGGCTTGCCGTTCTTGGTCTGCCCGAGTTGGCAGTTCTGGATCGCGTAGACGCCCTCGATCAGCTCGGCGGGGCGAAGGTCGTTGATGAGGACACGTGTTGCGGACAAGGCGAACCCTTTCGTCGGTGTTCTGGATCACGCATCCTAGCGGCAACCACGCCGAGCCAACAGCATTCGGGTGACACATGCCTGTCACGCGGCCACAAAAAAACCCCGGCATCCGGATGCCGGGGCTCATGGATTCATCTCGGTGCCTCGCGATCAGCCGCTGTCCGCGTCGCTCTGATCAAAGGTCGGGAAGTCGAAATCGGGGTTGGCGTCGTCACGCCAGTAGCCCA
Coding sequences within:
- a CDS encoding 3'-5' exoribonuclease YhaM family protein; translated protein: MSATRVLINDLRPAELIEGVYAIQNCQLGQTKNGKPFIKCLIADRSGRTPGRMWNATDELFAQLPTDGFVYLEGQTQPYQGEMQIIIQRIRAHEPTSSELRELLPSTTRDIDEMFAEVVRLLGTITDPNIGALRDRYLEDGDLMDRFCNAPAATTLHHAYLGGLLEHTLSVMKLADAALPNYPELNRDVVIFGLFIHDLGKCSELQWDSGFSYSEDGQLVGHIARGVVWLNDKARACQDPEIGVTIPQRLLAVFEHIILSHHGQPEYGALKIPATPEAIAISLFDNADAKLNLAITSAKRDDLNKPAALGGDFTEKIWALETRLFRPDPTQPENA